One Salmo salar chromosome ssa01, Ssal_v3.1, whole genome shotgun sequence DNA window includes the following coding sequences:
- the LOC106569909 gene encoding saccharopine dehydrogenase-like oxidoreductase, which yields MAKVDTSSSRPYHIIIFGASGFTGQFVVEEVARIVSEGPNGTLKWAVAGRSRQKLDKVLEQAAGALGKPELRTAVEVIVADVGEPDSLAAMCKQAVIVLNCVGPYRFWGEPVVKACVENSAHCIDICGEPQFLESMQLNYNSQAADKGVYIVGACGFDSIPADMGVLYTREQFKGTLTAVESFLTASTGPEGGSINDGTWKSAIYGFADSGKLRSLRKKFGHKPLPVVGSKIKRRSALFYSNEVQQYAVPFMGADPSVVKRSQRFLLEEHQETPVQYGAYAGVGGVANIVKMLFAGMMFWFLVKFDFGRNLLIKFPEFFSFGFFSKDGPTRKQMEGSSFQFAFYGEGYTEGQDPSQGRPNAKIRTLVQGPEAGYVATPIAMVQAAITILNEPTALPKKGGVYTPGAAFARTTLVERLNKHGIQFSVI from the exons ATGGCGAAGGTGGATACCTCCTCTAGCAGACCTTATCACATTATTATTTTCGGGGCTTCGGGTTTCACCGGGCAGTTCGTGGTTGAAGAGGTGGCCAGGATTGTGTCGGAGGGCCCGAATGGGACGCTGAAATGGGCTGTGGCTGGGAGAAGCAGACAGAAACTGGACAAAGTTCTAGAGCAGGCCGCCGGAGCCCTCG GTAAGCCAGAGCTGAGGACCGCGGTGGAGGTCATTGTGGCTGATGTGGGAGAGCCTGATTCTCTGGCCGCCATGTGCAAACAGGCTGTTATTGTTCTCAACTGTGTGGGGCCA TACAGGTTCTGGGGTGAGCCTGTGGTGAAGGCATGCGTGGAGAACAGCGCGCACTGCATTGACATCTGTGGGGAACCCCAG tTCCTAGAGAGTATGCAGTTGAATTACAACAGCCAGGCAGCTGATAAAGGAGTGTACATCGTGGGGGCTTGTGGCTTTGACTCCATACCTGCAGACATGGGAGTCCTCTACACCAGGGAACAATTCaaag GGACACTTACAGCTGTGGAGAGCTTCCTGACAGCTAGCACAGGACCTGAG ggtgGATCTATCAATGACGGGACATGGAAGTCGGCCATCTATGGTTTTGCTGACAGCGGAAAGCTGCGGAGCCTCAGGAAGAAGTTTGGACACAAACCTCTCCCTGTGGTGGGCTCAAAGATCAAACGCAG GAGTGccctgttctatagtaatgaggTTCAGCAGTATGCAGTCCCGTTCATGGGAGCTGACCCCTCGGTGGTGAAGAGATCTCAACGCTTTCTCCTGGAGGAACACCAGGAAACACCT GTCCAGTATGGTGCATATGCAGGAGTAGGAGGTGTGGCCAACATCGTCAAGATGCTATTCGCCGGGATGATGTTCTGGTTCCTGGTCAAATTCGACTTTGGACGAAACCTGCTGATTAAG TTTCCAGAGTTTTTCTCCTTTGGTTTCTTCTCCAAGGATGGACCAACCAGAAAGCAG atGGAGGGTTCATCCTTCCAGTTTGCGTTCTATGGAGAGGGCTACACTGAGGGACAGGACCCCAGCCAGGGACGACCCAACGCTAAGATCCGCACACTAGTCCAAGGACCAG AGGCAGGCTATGTGGCCACGCCCATCGCCATGGTACAGGCTGCCATCACCATCCTGAACGAACCCACAGCCCTCCCCAAGaa gGGTGGTGTGTACACCCCAGGAGCAGCTTTTGCCAGAACAACGCTGGTGGAGCGCCTCAACAAACATGGCATCCAGTTCTCTGTCATATAA